The following proteins are co-located in the Heliorestis convoluta genome:
- a CDS encoding methyl-accepting chemotaxis protein has protein sequence MIQYIRSNVALRFIVTLILVISLFLGAAIILVYHDLMKEGEKQLLEQARLLTAQVIAQRSFFALHQDRINHDSKGNYEFKGLNPARAAYLIATEFNKNSETKVRQTSLEYRNSSNAPDEWEIKSLEQFLTNPDLKELYGNDQIDDTLYYRYIVPLPINESCLSCHGGPPGEIDITGYAKEGYTVGELRGGISVLIPKESMILSIENHLKLILTTGLIATIVIFGLIFFLLRRLITKPLQESVNVLQSLTEGNLNVELPATNRIDELGQMNKSMNNLIRTWRDIVQRLHNTSNQLHQSSLQLEKETTHLALSSQEITDASNGIAQQAEQSQVDLSNVVSTVDRIMGEMQDVTGSMTTLNQCASNALTHAMTGDETVKNAMLQMDRLQQSVDQGTDTVHTLASKTEKAGEIVQVIQTIARQTNLLALNAAIEAARAGTNGLGFAVVADEVRKLAEQSALSAQEVSLLIQEIQKQTDRAVIMMQNSHKEAEEGAQLVGQAGEAFQAVFIDLKNVNIDIDQVINAVGIVKKTSQEVLKRTENLIAIIEQNTAATEVMSGSTQDQSKSMKELADAAKGLSLMALELDRMMTRFQLKG, from the coding sequence ATGATCCAGTACATTCGCTCTAACGTAGCTTTGCGATTCATTGTGACCCTCATTCTCGTCATTTCCCTATTTCTCGGAGCTGCTATCATTCTTGTATATCATGACTTGATGAAAGAAGGCGAAAAGCAACTCCTCGAACAGGCTCGATTGTTGACGGCCCAAGTTATCGCCCAACGAAGCTTTTTTGCACTTCATCAGGACCGGATCAATCATGATTCAAAAGGAAACTACGAGTTTAAAGGGCTGAACCCGGCTCGTGCCGCCTATTTGATTGCCACTGAGTTTAACAAGAATTCCGAAACCAAGGTCCGACAGACCAGCTTGGAATATCGAAATTCAAGCAACGCCCCCGATGAATGGGAAATAAAAAGTTTGGAGCAATTTCTTACCAATCCCGATTTGAAAGAACTTTATGGTAACGACCAGATCGACGATACTCTCTATTATCGATATATCGTACCCCTTCCTATTAACGAAAGTTGTCTCAGTTGCCATGGAGGTCCTCCGGGGGAAATCGACATTACTGGTTATGCCAAAGAAGGCTACACCGTAGGGGAACTACGGGGCGGAATCAGTGTCTTAATTCCAAAAGAGAGCATGATTCTCTCAATAGAGAACCATTTAAAGCTTATCTTAACTACCGGACTCATCGCTACAATTGTCATTTTCGGTCTGATTTTCTTTCTTTTACGACGGCTTATCACCAAGCCTCTGCAAGAAAGTGTGAATGTACTTCAATCCCTAACGGAGGGGAATTTGAATGTGGAGCTGCCTGCTACGAACCGGATTGATGAACTTGGTCAGATGAACAAATCCATGAACAACTTGATCCGTACTTGGCGAGACATCGTACAAAGACTACATAATACCTCGAACCAACTGCATCAGTCGTCGCTTCAATTGGAAAAAGAGACAACCCACTTAGCTTTATCTTCTCAAGAGATTACAGACGCTTCCAATGGCATTGCTCAACAAGCAGAACAAAGCCAGGTAGATTTGAGCAACGTCGTTTCCACGGTCGATCGGATCATGGGTGAAATGCAAGATGTAACAGGAAGTATGACCACCCTCAATCAATGTGCTAGCAATGCCTTGACGCATGCAATGACAGGAGATGAGACTGTAAAAAATGCTATGCTTCAGATGGATCGCTTACAACAGTCCGTCGACCAAGGAACTGATACGGTTCATACACTGGCTTCCAAAACAGAAAAAGCTGGTGAAATCGTTCAAGTTATCCAGACTATAGCTAGGCAGACGAACCTTTTGGCCTTAAATGCGGCCATCGAGGCGGCGCGTGCTGGCACCAACGGACTTGGCTTTGCCGTTGTAGCCGACGAAGTGAGAAAATTGGCCGAGCAGTCTGCTTTGTCAGCACAGGAAGTGAGCCTTCTCATTCAAGAAATTCAGAAGCAAACGGATAGGGCTGTTATTATGATGCAAAACAGTCACAAGGAAGCCGAAGAAGGTGCCCAGCTCGTAGGACAAGCTGGCGAGGCCTTCCAAGCTGTTTTTATAGACCTTAAGAATGTAAATATCGACATTGATCAAGTTATCAACGCTGTTGGTATTGTGAAAAAAACATCCCAGGAAGTTCTTAAGCGAACAGAAAATCTCATCGCCATCATTGAGCAAAACACTGCCGCCACAGAAGTCATGTCTGGTTCCACCCAAGATCAGTCCAAATCGATGAAAGAGCTTGCCGATGCAGCCAAAGGACTCAGTTTAATGGCCTTAGAACTTGATAGAATGATGACACGGTTTCAATTAAAGGGTTAA
- a CDS encoding ATP-binding protein, with protein MGEKFSHSNPVLASMPYGYALHKAIFDSNNQIVDYIFIEVNKAFEDITNLQSQELVNKRASGVFHKDNVFNFVQPLQKRKLKKHSGHSDTFEIYYKKENKWFQVELFFTSSQHFAVTFHDISTAKKNEIYKEVIERQQEMVCRYLPDTTLTFVNEAYCNHFGFSEEELLGKKFLFLFPEEAHEPILNNIENIIKNKSKITCEHLTALPQSNQKRWQKWINYPLFDSNNEVVEFLTAGIDITAQKEAELSLKLRESLLEAVNVTAEKLLKCHEWEQVVPQALRQLGEITDVSRIILFKKMVTEDGKEDLQLHCEWHKPTLAPLVTTSESFRKQWQSVEQAEWYSFLTKNHIINKQVEELPPSVQAFFREKGVKTVLIAPIFVERQWWGGLSFEQQIDSREWSESEIDVIAIFTSLLGAAMERMQVEKRLVQAKEEADRANKAKSDFLATISHEIRTPIHGIMGMADLARMTDLSEQQQNYIKTILQSSQTLLDIINDILDYSKIESKTLQIREKVLNLPALLNEVFQIFLPTKFEKDVDLILSLPSNIPTICLGDPLRIRQILLNLLGNAVKFTEKGSVSLQLSCPEKTYLPGEIVPIEITVTDTGIGIPHDRLESIFAAFAQIDSSMGRNYEGTGLGLAISKKLAQLMGGSISVESEIDQGSTFRLQLPLKVVEVEESDAKEGSVSKKEEDLKVEIDSTITTKKDFESSLEQEERKSSRYNHTILITEDNPVNMMIARERVRKLGYKVIEARNGIEAVEQFLNESIDLIFMDLHMPDMDGMEATRIIRKITEREKRREVPIIALTADAMKGNREKCLAAGMDDYITKPFKREDIEKAIACYL; from the coding sequence ATGGGGGAAAAGTTTTCGCATAGTAATCCAGTCCTCGCCTCTATGCCTTACGGTTATGCCTTGCATAAAGCAATTTTTGATTCAAATAATCAAATTGTTGATTATATATTTATAGAAGTGAACAAGGCCTTTGAAGATATAACGAACTTACAAAGCCAGGAACTCGTCAATAAAAGAGCTAGTGGAGTTTTTCACAAAGATAACGTCTTTAATTTTGTACAACCACTACAGAAAAGAAAGCTCAAAAAGCATTCAGGACACTCAGATACCTTTGAAATATACTACAAGAAGGAAAACAAGTGGTTTCAAGTAGAGTTGTTTTTTACCAGTTCGCAGCATTTTGCTGTAACCTTTCATGATATTAGTACGGCAAAGAAAAATGAAATCTATAAAGAAGTGATCGAAAGACAACAAGAGATGGTTTGTCGCTATTTACCCGATACGACGCTGACTTTTGTGAATGAAGCTTACTGTAACCACTTTGGTTTTTCTGAAGAAGAGTTGCTCGGGAAAAAGTTTCTTTTTTTATTTCCCGAAGAAGCCCATGAGCCAATACTGAATAATATAGAAAATATTATTAAGAATAAATCTAAAATCACTTGTGAACATCTCACGGCCTTGCCACAAAGCAATCAAAAGAGGTGGCAAAAGTGGATAAACTACCCTCTTTTTGATAGTAACAACGAAGTTGTAGAGTTTCTCACAGCAGGGATAGACATTACGGCACAGAAAGAAGCAGAGTTATCCTTAAAGCTTCGTGAATCTTTGCTAGAGGCAGTCAATGTGACAGCAGAAAAACTTTTAAAATGTCATGAGTGGGAACAAGTCGTACCTCAAGCACTTCGTCAACTTGGAGAAATCACCGATGTAAGTCGTATCATTTTGTTCAAAAAGATGGTTACCGAGGATGGGAAAGAAGATTTACAATTGCACTGTGAGTGGCACAAGCCAACGCTTGCGCCTCTTGTAACAACGAGTGAATCTTTTAGGAAGCAGTGGCAATCTGTCGAACAAGCCGAATGGTACAGCTTCTTAACCAAAAATCACATTATTAACAAACAAGTCGAAGAACTACCCCCTTCTGTACAAGCTTTTTTTCGAGAAAAAGGCGTAAAAACAGTGCTCATAGCACCTATTTTTGTAGAGCGGCAATGGTGGGGAGGTCTGAGCTTTGAACAACAAATAGATTCTAGAGAATGGTCGGAGTCAGAAATTGATGTAATCGCAATTTTTACCAGCCTTCTAGGTGCTGCTATGGAACGAATGCAGGTAGAAAAGCGGCTTGTCCAAGCCAAGGAAGAGGCCGACCGAGCGAACAAAGCGAAGTCAGATTTTCTTGCTACCATCAGCCACGAAATACGAACACCCATTCATGGAATTATGGGCATGGCCGACTTAGCGCGAATGACCGATTTATCGGAGCAACAACAAAACTATATCAAGACCATTCTCCAGTCATCACAAACGTTGCTCGATATTATCAATGATATCTTAGACTATAGCAAAATCGAATCAAAGACACTTCAAATACGAGAAAAAGTCTTGAACCTACCAGCTTTACTCAACGAAGTATTTCAAATTTTCCTGCCGACAAAATTTGAAAAAGACGTAGACTTGATCTTGTCGCTTCCTTCTAATATACCAACGATTTGTCTCGGTGACCCTCTTCGAATTCGTCAAATCTTGCTTAATCTTTTAGGCAATGCTGTGAAGTTTACGGAAAAGGGCTCCGTGTCCTTACAACTTTCCTGTCCAGAAAAAACATATTTGCCTGGAGAAATTGTACCTATTGAAATCACAGTTACCGATACAGGCATTGGCATACCCCATGACCGACTAGAGAGTATCTTTGCTGCTTTTGCGCAAATAGACAGTTCCATGGGGCGAAATTATGAAGGCACCGGCCTTGGCTTAGCTATCTCGAAAAAATTAGCCCAGCTTATGGGGGGATCTATTTCTGTTGAAAGTGAAATCGACCAAGGAAGCACTTTCCGCTTGCAACTGCCTTTGAAGGTTGTAGAAGTAGAAGAGAGCGACGCAAAGGAAGGTTCAGTTTCGAAAAAAGAAGAAGATCTGAAAGTAGAGATTGATAGTACGATCACCACGAAGAAAGATTTCGAATCTTCTTTAGAACAGGAAGAAAGAAAAAGTTCAAGGTATAATCATACGATTTTAATTACAGAAGACAACCCAGTGAACATGATGATTGCCAGAGAACGAGTTAGAAAGTTAGGCTATAAAGTAATAGAAGCACGAAATGGCATCGAAGCTGTAGAGCAGTTCTTAAACGAATCGATTGATTTGATTTTTATGGACTTACACATGCCGGACATGGACGGCATGGAAGCAACTCGTATCATTCGGAAAATCACAGAACGGGAAAAGCGTAGAGAAGTTCCCATAATAGCGCTTACTGCCGATGCGATGAAAGGCAACCGAGAAAAATGCCTAGCCGCTGGCATGGATGACTATATTACCAAACCGTTCAAGCGAGAAGATATTGAAAAAGCCATAGCTTGTTACTTATAA